One Dasypus novemcinctus isolate mDasNov1 chromosome 27, mDasNov1.1.hap2, whole genome shotgun sequence genomic window, GCACGCGTGGCCACGGCGCGCGAGGACCCGCGCGCGCACCGCCTGCTGCTGCCCAGCGGCGCCCTCTTCTTCCCGCGCATCGTGCACGGGCGCCGCGCGCGGCCTGACGAGGGGGTCTATACCTGCGTGGCGCGCAACTACCTGGGCGCAGCGGCCAGCAGAAACGCCTCGCTGGAAGTGGCAGGTGAGTGTCGCGGCGTCAGCTGGTTGCTCGGGTGGTCACGGGGCAACCCGGCTCCCAACGGGCCCCGACCATCTTCCGGCCCGCGGCGCTGGGGCTCTATGCCCGCGCCCTGGCCCGAGGCGCACGCGGTCTGACTCCAGCCTAGCAGCGCGGAAGAGGTCGGGTCTGCGGAGACGCATCCCGCTCCAGGACATTTGCCGCTGAGCGCTACCCCTTGTTTACTCCCTGCTCGGCTCACTCTCCAGTCCTCCGCGATGACTTCCGGCAGTCTCCAGGGAACGTGGTGGTGGCGGTGGGAGAGCCAGCGGTCCTGGAATGCGTCCCCCCGCGCGGCCACCCGGAGCCTTCCGTGTCCTGGAAGAAGGGCAGTACGAGACtcaaggaggaggaaggaaggatcaCGGTGAGGGGCGGGGCCGTGGCCGGGTCGGGGACAGGGCCCACCCAAAGGACGAAAACTGAATCTAAGGCTCTCGGAGGGGCAGCGAAGCACGTCTTGGAGGTGATAAGGCCAGAGGCTTGAGATCAGGGCATCGGCTGAGCGGTGGCTTGAGAGCCAGCTGTTGAGTGAGGCATAAGGGTGGGAAACGTGGAGCTAGTAAGCTGGCTGGGGAGCATGATGCCCAGGGacagggggtgaggggagggggtgggagagacAGACCTGAGCCCCACCTTGGGCAGGTCACTGCAGGATTCCTAACACGGTGAGTAGGGCAACTGGACAGGTCTTTATTCACTGGCTTGCTGTGAGGGTCAAATACGTATGCTGGAAGGCTGTTGAGAACCAAAGCTACCCTTTCGACTCTGCAGATCCGCGGCGGGAAGCTGATGATGTCCCACACGCACAAGAGCGATGCAgggatgtatgtgtgtgtggccTCCAACGTGGCAGGGGAACGGGAGAGTGCGGCAGCGGAGCTTGTGGTACTGGGTAGGTACAAGGAGGTTTTGGAGTCATGGGGGTGGGTAGCCTGGGGTGTAAGTAGCTGGGCAGAACCCCTGACTGTCCACTCACTCTGCTCCCACAGAGCGCCCCTCGTTCCTGCGGAGACCGGCCAATCAGGTCGTCCTGGCTGATGCCCCTGTGGATTTCTCCTGTGAGGTGCAGGGGGATCCCCCGCCTCGGCTGAGCTGGCGCAAGGAGGATGGGGAACTGCCCCCAGGCAGGTGAGAAGCCCCCTCCACCTGCCTGTAAGGAGACCCAAGCAGCGCAAGCGCTTTGCTTGCCCTAGCAAGGCAGAAGGCAGACCCCGTCACACTTGAGTGCGCAGAGAAACCTGTATCCAGAGCCCATGCCCCTTGTCCTAGCCAGTGCCCTTCTCCATTCGAGGGTCCACGGGTACCAGCTTCTGTGCCTGTTGTGGTCTTTGTGTGCCCTGACCCTGGCTCCTGTcctgggggagagaggaggggccTGTAGCTGTGGCCAACCCAGcccgggggtggggagtggggcaggtATGAGATCCGAAGTGACCACAGCCTCTGGATTGGGCGGGTGAGCGCCGAAGATGAGGGAACTTACACCTGCGTGGCGGAGAACCCCGTGGGCCGCGCCGAAGCATCTGGCTCCCTCCGAGTTCACGGTGAGGACCCAGCTGGGGCGGCCTAAGGCAGGGATAGTGTGCAGGAAGATGGAGGATGGGTGGGCATGGAAGAGAATGGGGAGCGGGGAGGATAGACAGGGGAGGTCTGGGTGGGCCACTGACCCTtctggaaggagggagaggaggagaaggcGTAAGGGAGAGCTGGAGGTCTGCTGCTACTGAAGCCAAGCTCgggcctctctctcctctcccctgtcTCCCTTCTTATCCCTCACTCCCTGTCTCTtgatctcttcttcccttcccagtCCCGCCCCAGCTGGTGACCAgaccccaggaccagatggtggCTCCTGGAGAGAGTGTAACTTTCCAGTGCGAGACCAAAGGAAACCCCCCACCTGCCATCTTCTGGCAGAAGGAGGGGAGTCAAGTAGGTGGTTAGCGCCATGGCCCTCCCCCTGGCTTTTTCTCTGGGTTCCAGCTCCCTCTTTCTGCAGCCCGCAGGTTTCTCTCCGAGGCTTCTGTTTTCCCTTTGGTCCTCTCAGAAATACTCGCAGATTATTTTGAAAGattaagtaaattaataaatagaaaGGCCTGGAACATATTGGGCACTTCTATTTTGGGCAAGGCTGTCCTGAGGATGAAGGAAATCCAATTACATCCCCCCATCCCCAAGAGCTCTTGGGCCCTGACTTACAGGCATGCCATCTTGCACTGGAAACCAGCTGCTGCATCCAGAGCCGCTCTGAGAACAGAATTATCTTCTCAACTCTTTAACAGCTGCCAAGAGACTTCCACCAGGGGAAGCTTGTCTTATAACTTTAGCAAACAAATTCCAGAACACACAAGTAGAATGGACCTTAGCTGAAGTTATAAAATAAGTAACTCCTAATGATAGGGTGGGGGGATTTTGCTCCTAGGAACGAGGGTCAATATGATAAAATAAGTCTTATTTAACTTCCACCTCACTGGGTAAGGAGGCAACTCACTAGCTCATTCCAAATCCACAGCCACCCAAATTTCTAACACAATTTTCTAGCACCTGGGACTGCTGCATTTTCTCACATGCATAAAAAATGGCAATGCTGGTAGATTATGGGAGTTGATATCAGTCTTAGGCTCAGTGTGATGTCATTTATCCTGAGACCAAAACTGTATCCCTACCTACCATGTTTCTAttgaatgtaaaatgttaaagccagaaagaaggagaaagtatTTAACACTTACACAGTGCATAGAAGATTTTCACATGATTATTTCTTGTAGTCCTTGTAACTATGCTCTAAGAGCCAGATTAGGGGAATCTGGGACTCAGGAAGGTGATGTACGTTGCTCAGAGTTTCCCAACTAGTACATCACAGAGCTGGGAATTGGACCCACAAATCATCTCATCAAATTCCCTTGTTTTGGTGAATAGGTTTCACTAGTTTGCTCCAGGCCACATAGCCAAAATATGAAGTAGAACCTCAGGAATTCTCTGGATTCTGGGCCTGCCGGGAACAGGGAGCTCCCTGCCAGGTACCTGCTCATTCCCTACCTTCATTCCTTGCTCTGGTCCCAGGTCCTGCTTTTCCCCAGCCAGTCGCTTCAGCCCACAGGGCGCGTTTCCGTCTCTCCAAGAGGCCAGCTCACCATCACTGAAGTGCAGAGTGGGGATGCTGGCTACTACGTGTGCCAGGCTGTCAGCGTGGCCGGCAGCGTCCTGGCTAAGGCCCTGCTACGGATAAAAGGTACCCACGGAGACAGGGCTGGATCCATGGGCCTGGAGGGAAATAGCGGCATAAGGAGATCCTTTCTCCTGGATTCCATACAATATGTTTGTAAGGGGAGGGGCACGTTCCTGAGGTTTGAAGTTGGGAAATTGGCAGAAGCCACCGATGGATAACTGGTCCTAGGCAGAGACTACAGATGCTTATCGGAGCCCTCTCTGATCTCCAAGAGGGTGAAGGAGCAGAGGAGGACCGAGGGGCTGGTGGCCTGCACCTAGGAGCCTCCTCTGAGCTGCCCAAGTTCTTCCTCTCTCAGCCTCCTTGGACGGGCTGCCTCCCATCATCCTCCAGGGACCTGCCAATCAGACGCTGGCACTAGGCTCCTCCGTGTGGCTGCCATGCAGAGTGACCGGGAACCCTCAACCCAGTGTCCGATGGAGGAAGGACGGGCAGTGGCTACAGGGGGATGACCTCCAGCTCAGCCTAATGGCCAATGGTACCCTGTACATTGCCAATGTGCAGGTGAGTCTCACCCCTAGGGCCCTGATAAGTGAGAATGGGCACCTGGTCCACCTTCCCAAATCCAGCTCCAGTGAGTACCCACTGGGAAACCAACCCTGTTTCCACCCCTCTGCTTTCTCTGACCACCTCCCTCTATCCTCCTGCCTTCTTTCAAAGAAGTGGCCCACATCCTTCTGTACCCCTGCCTCTACCCCTTCACCCTCCCTTGCTCCACTCCCAGCATATTTGCCAGTGCTCTACCCCTTCCAACAGGAGACACACATGGGGTTCTACAGCTGTGTGGCCAAGAGTTCCACAGGGGAGGCCACATGGAATGGCTGGCTGTCAATGCGGGGTGAGTTTTGTCTTTGTTCCCTGGTTTGGCCAGCACCTTTCAAAGGCAGTCATTACCTCCCCAAACCTCAGGACTGAGTTTATCTTCCAACGATCacggccatggtggtagggacgAGGAGGACAGACGTGGTCCCCCTGGGAGGCAGGTGTGAGGGGTTAGGATACCATGTCCCCTTCTCCTCCATGGCCACTGTCATAGCTCCACAGCACCTCTGAGGAGGCAGTTACACTGGGGCCACCCATCTCCCATCCTTCTACTCAAAGATTCTTTCCTTACTGCAGAAGATTGGGGAGGATCACCAGACCCCCCTACAGAAATCAGTACCCCACCAGGGCCTCCCTCACAGCCAGTGGTTACTGGCATCACCAAGAACAGTGTGACCCTGACCTGGAAGCCCGGTCTGCAGGCTGGGGCGACTGTCACCGCGTATGTGATAGAGGCCTTCAGGTATGAAGAAAGTTTGTAAACTGCAAGAGCTAAAGGGAGGGGATCCTGTGTCCTTAGGGTCTTTGCTCTTGTGGAGAGGAAATTGCCAGTTTCCTACGCTAGGGTGGGGAGGTAGTAGGGGGCCAGAGCGGATGGATGAAATGGAGAAGACAGGGTGAGGGTTCCTGGCTCAGGCACCCTGGCACCTCACTCCCATTGCAGCCAAGTGACTGGCAACACGTGGAGGACAGTGGCGGATGGGGTGCAGCTGGAAACACACACGGTCAGCGGTCTGCAGCCCAATACCATCTACCTGTTTCTGGTGCGAGCTGTGGGGGCCTGGGGCCTCAGCGAGCCCAGCCCCGTCTCTGAGCCTGTCCGCACCCAGGGTAAGGTCAGAGCCCCTGGACTCACTGGTAAGGCAGCCCTCTCCCCCCAAAATCACAGCCCCATGGCAGCTCATAGAGTTCTTTCATGCTATGCCCAATCTGTCCTGCTGGCCCAGGCCAGAAGAGAAGTTCATGCTTGCCTCTCTTTGGTAGTGTGTCTTTTACCCCTAGATAAGTTTGGTTATTAGGATTAGAAGGGATTTTAAGGGGGGTCATCTTCAAGTTGGAGCTAAAGAACTGAGGCCTTCGAAGGATGTAAATGCAGAAAGAACACTCGTGTTAGCTGGACGCTCAGGCCCACCTCTGGAAGCCACTCCCCTGACCGGGCCCTCCTACCTGGAGTGTGCTTCAGAGCAGTGAGTAGGACAGGTCACAAGCACACTGGCAGTCCGGTCTCCCTGTCCCCGGTGGTCCCTGCTGAGCCGGATCTTTGGTCAACAGACAGCAGCCCCTCCAGGCCAGTGGAGGACCCTTGGAGAGGACAGCAGGGACTGGCTGAAGTGGCTGTGCGTATGCAGGAGCCCAGAGTCCTTGGACCCCAGGCCCTGCAGGTGTCCTGGACTGTGAGTGTGGGGCAGGGATGAGGGTGGGGTACACAGGAGCCTCTGAGCATGGGTCGGGAGAGTAGGAAGTGAGTGGCTGGAGAAGGCAGGAGGAGTGGGGGACTTGTAAGGCCccagcctgccccctgcccccccggTATGCTGTGTCCTGTCTCCTACAGGTGGATGGCCCAGCCCAGCTGGTGCAAGGTTTCCAGGTGTCTTGGAGGGTTGCGGGCCCTGACGGGGGAAGCTGGACAGTGCTGGACCTAGAATCCCCAAGCCAGCAAAGTACCGTGCTAAGAGGACTCCCCCCAGGGACCCAAATCCAGATCAAGGTGCAAGCCCGAGGCCAGGAAGGGCTGGGCCCTGAAAGCCCCTTGGTGACCGGGAGTGTTCCTGAGGAGGGTAAGGAGGGCCACAGAGCTGATGATGgacaagggggaaaaggaaaCGCGGGAGGATGAAAGTTTGCAGGGGGAGAGCAAGGGGAGTGGGTGGAAGGAAGTTCCCTAAGATGCTAGaacagggagggggaagggcGGGAGGGAGCCCCTGGCAATGACGTCCTACTCACCATGCTCCACCCTGGCCCAGCGCCCAGTGGTCCCCCCCAGGGAGTGGCAGTGGCCTTGGGGGGTGATGGCAACAGCAGTGTCACTGTGTCCTGGGATcctccactcccctcccagcAGAACGGGGTCATCAAGGAGTACCAGGTATAGGGTTTGAGAAGGGACTGGAGTCAAGGCTTGGGTGGGAGAGTCCGGAGGGGCTGGGGGATAGGGGAGGACCCCGGGACCAGCATTATGCCTGGATGTGGGACTGGGGTTGGGGAAGAGGAGAGCGGTTTCAGGGCGTTGTCTCCAGCTGAATTATGCCTGGCTAAGCCCCCTCTACCATTCGGTTCCTCCAATTGCCTCTTGGGGCCCAAATCCCATTTCTGACGCCCTAAACCCGGGTCTCGGCCCCCCTAGATCTGGTGTCTGGGCAACGAGAGCCGCTTCCACCTCAACCGGTCCGCGGCAGGCTGGGCACGCTCCGCCGTGCTCCGGGGGCTGCTGCCGGGTCTGCCCTACCGGACCCTGGTCGCGGCGGCCACCAGCGCGGGCGTGGGCGTGGCAAGTGCCCCGGTGCTGGTGCAGCTGCGTGAGTCCGGGGTGGGGGCGCCGGGCCGGGGCGTCGAAGGGGGTGCCTGGGGGAGCTGCGCCTGCGGAGTCGGGGacgtccccccgccccccgctgcTGTTCTTCCAGGTCCCTACTTCCCTCACCTCTCTGACCCCCCAGCAGCGTCGCCGCCGGAAGCGGAGCCCGGGCTGGAGGAGGGCCCGGGCCTGGCGGGGCGGCTGGCGAGGACGCTGCGGGAGCCGGCCTTCCTCGCGGGCAGCGGCGCCGCCTGCGGGGCGCTGCTCCTCGGGCTCTGCGCCGCCCTCTACCGGCGCCGCCAGCGGCGCAAAGAGCTCAGTCACTACACGGGTGAGCGCGGGGCGCGCCCGGGCGCGGGGAGCCGGGGGCGCCCGGGGAGAGCGCGGAGCTCGGAGACCCTGCCCTCCGGGAGAGGGGCGGGGCATGGAGGGCGGGGCCAGACCCTGGGGGAGGAGCTGGGAGCCGTCACTCTGGGGGAAGGGGCGGGGCTCAGCCGCTCGGTGGGCGGGGCCTAGAAGGCGAGGGGGTGTGGTCAGGATCCCAGGCGGTAAGTGGTGAGAGGGCGGAGAAGGTGGGGCGTGCAGAAAATCTGAGCTCTGCTACTCTCAAGGGGCACCGGAAGGATTCTTAGGACTCAGCCTTGGGTACACAGAGGAATCATCTGGGGgagttttaaaaaacatatcGATGCCTGAGTCCCAACCCCTGAAATTCTGATGAAGTTGGTCCAGGGTGCAGCCTGGGTAGTGGCATGGGAGCCCCTGGCCAAGGAGAGGGCAAAAATATGGGTATTTCTGACTCTGCTTCCATTTCCCCTCTTCTTTCTCCCACGGTCCTTCTCGGAAGCCTCCTTTGCCTACACACCTGCGGGTAAGCCATCTCTGTTCCCACGGGGTTCACACTCTACCTGCGGGCTCGCCTCTCACTCAGTGCCCCTCACGTCTTCCCCAGTGTCCTTCCCACACTCGGAGGGCCTCTCTGGAGCCAGTTCCAGGTAATTCTTTTAATCCATTCCCAAGGATAATCCCCTCAACCAAGAGAACGCGCTCCTTCTCCGTGCTgaccacctccccaccccctcccaagcGCCCTCGCCGCTGTCTTGCGAGTCCCTTGCTTTGCTGCCTCCTCAGGGGCTCCACTCCAAAGCTCCCCTGCTCTCCCTCAGGCCGCCCGTGGGCCTcggccccactccctacccctggcTGCCAGACTCGTGGCCCCCCCCCTCTCGAAGCCCCTCCGCCCAGGAGCCCAGGGGCAGCTGCTGTCCCAGCAATCCTGACCCAGACGACAGATACTACAATGGTGAGGAGGTTTAAT contains:
- the ROBO3 gene encoding roundabout homolog 3, yielding MLRYLLKTLLQMNLFVDSLAGDISNSSEPLYGFNSSLAALNHSLLPRGETSLNGERLQGGHVGGREGGPEDAMPRIVEQPPDLLVSRGEPATLPCRAEGRPRPNIEWYKNGARVATAREDPRAHRLLLPSGALFFPRIVHGRRARPDEGVYTCVARNYLGAAASRNASLEVAVLRDDFRQSPGNVVVAVGEPAVLECVPPRGHPEPSVSWKKGSTRLKEEEGRITIRGGKLMMSHTHKSDAGMYVCVASNVAGERESAAAELVVLERPSFLRRPANQVVLADAPVDFSCEVQGDPPPRLSWRKEDGELPPGRYEIRSDHSLWIGRVSAEDEGTYTCVAENPVGRAEASGSLRVHVPPQLVTRPQDQMVAPGESVTFQCETKGNPPPAIFWQKEGSQVLLFPSQSLQPTGRVSVSPRGQLTITEVQSGDAGYYVCQAVSVAGSVLAKALLRIKASLDGLPPIILQGPANQTLALGSSVWLPCRVTGNPQPSVRWRKDGQWLQGDDLQLSLMANGTLYIANVQVSLTPRALISENGHLVHLPKSSSSEYPLGNQPCFHPSAFSDHLPLSSCLLSKKWPTSFCTPASTPSPSLAPLPAYLPVLYPFQQETHMGFYSCVAKSSTGEATWNGWLSMREDWGGSPDPPTEISTPPGPPSQPVVTGITKNSVTLTWKPGLQAGATVTAYVIEAFSQVTGNTWRTVADGVQLETHTVSGLQPNTIYLFLVRAVGAWGLSEPSPVSEPVRTQDSSPSRPVEDPWRGQQGLAEVAVRMQEPRVLGPQALQVSWTVDGPAQLVQGFQVSWRVAGPDGGSWTVLDLESPSQQSTVLRGLPPGTQIQIKVQARGQEGLGPESPLVTGSVPEEAPSGPPQGVAVALGGDGNSSVTVSWDPPLPSQQNGVIKEYQIWCLGNESRFHLNRSAAGWARSAVLRGLLPGLPYRTLVAAATSAGVGVASAPVLVQLPSPPEAEPGLEEGPGLAGRLARTLREPAFLAGSGAACGALLLGLCAALYRRRQRRKELSHYTASFAYTPAVSFPHSEGLSGASSRPPVGLGPTPYPWLPDSWPPPSRSPSAQEPRGSCCPSNPDPDDRYYNEAGISLYLAQTARGAAVPGEGPVYSTIDPIGEELRTFHGGFPPQPPEDPGTWNQYAPPEWSQGDSGARGGKVKLLGKAVQMPSLNWPEVLPPPPPELSCLEEPGEESEGSSEPEDWCPPVPERRHLAKPSSSGGCLVAPSRGEIPSPTPSYGQQSTATLTPSPPDPPHPPPDTPHLHQTPRKVPLGPSPPLSVSQPTLSSHEAGPAGLGAGSAAAHGLSPGPRTASGGPGRTRPVPGEMTPPLQGAHARIRKKPKALPYRREHSPGDLPPPPLPPPEEDESWALELRPAGSINSLERERSGERRGVQVVPLGAQQGTRRDAEEAWPPCSRPSFLSRGQGTSTCSTAGSNSSRGSGSSRGSRGPGRSRSRSQSQRPGQKRREEPR